The Candidatus Effluviviaceae Genus V sp. genome includes a window with the following:
- a CDS encoding DUF362 domain-containing protein translates to MASDRGKSNVYLLRSSDRDDLVASVDALLERSGIEGIAREDQIVAVKMHFGESSQTGHVRPHFIRRIVAWLMRRGHRPFVTDANTLYRGTRCDAIAHLRAAAEHGFTQSALGAPVVIADGLRGTTETRLPFDGRHVSEAAYGAELIKADAVLSVAHFKGHELSGFGGAIKNVGMGGASRSGKLEQHSTTKPFVRDTCIACGTCAEWCPVDAILVDERAAIDDETCIGCGECIAVCPVKAVGIRWDQATDIFQEKMVEYTKALSDAKPGAVGYVNFITDVHPVCDCYGAAKEAICPDVGIVASLDPVAIDQASYDLVNEAPASEAGDLSPTYRQGSDKFKDLHPEVDSTVQLRYAEALGLGTRDYELIEVDTRP, encoded by the coding sequence ATGGCATCCGACAGAGGGAAGAGCAACGTCTATCTGCTGAGGTCGAGCGACAGGGACGATCTCGTAGCAAGTGTCGACGCTCTCCTCGAACGCTCGGGCATCGAGGGGATCGCCCGGGAGGACCAGATAGTCGCGGTCAAGATGCACTTCGGGGAGAGCAGTCAGACGGGTCACGTCAGGCCCCACTTCATCCGGAGGATCGTTGCCTGGCTGATGCGTCGGGGACACCGACCGTTCGTCACCGACGCCAACACGCTCTACAGGGGCACCCGGTGCGATGCGATCGCCCATCTGCGGGCCGCGGCCGAGCACGGTTTCACCCAGTCGGCGCTCGGCGCCCCGGTCGTCATCGCGGACGGCCTCCGCGGAACGACGGAGACCCGGCTTCCGTTCGACGGCAGACACGTCAGCGAGGCGGCCTACGGCGCCGAGCTCATCAAGGCGGACGCCGTGCTGTCGGTCGCTCACTTCAAGGGACACGAGCTCTCGGGTTTCGGCGGCGCCATCAAGAACGTCGGCATGGGCGGGGCTTCGCGCTCCGGGAAGCTCGAGCAGCATTCGACGACCAAGCCGTTCGTGCGCGACACCTGCATCGCGTGCGGGACCTGCGCCGAGTGGTGTCCGGTCGACGCGATCCTCGTCGATGAACGGGCGGCGATCGACGATGAGACCTGCATCGGGTGCGGGGAGTGCATCGCCGTCTGCCCGGTGAAGGCCGTCGGCATCCGCTGGGATCAGGCGACCGACATCTTCCAGGAGAAGATGGTCGAGTACACGAAGGCCCTGTCGGACGCGAAACCGGGCGCCGTCGGATACGTCAACTTCATCACGGACGTGCACCCCGTCTGCGACTGCTACGGGGCGGCGAAGGAGGCGATCTGCCCGGATGTCGGCATCGTTGCGTCGCTCGATCCGGTCGCGATCGACCAGGCGTCGTACGATCTCGTCAACGAGGCGCCGGCCTCGGAGGCCGGCGATCTCTCGCCGACCTACCGGCAGGGCAGCGACAAGTTCAAGGATCTGCATCCCGAAGTGGACTCGACGGTGCAGTTGCGCTATGCTGAAGCCTTGGGTCTGGGGACCCGAGACTACGAACTCATCGAGGTTGACACGCGCCCGTAG
- a CDS encoding M20/M25/M40 family metallo-hydrolase, producing the protein MNARSGQRGDGMRTVTLLFAAVLVVGLLAGGAPAELYAVRFRDGSELSAAERLGATVRLIGAGSAVVESDGEFAGRALSRGLSADGLGSVRDGETPVVWYPGSTDRTPSVGRVLWSDRVGTHLVAAGPEQTERLRAEAHQVVALPDAIDTHKWFDPAPPSHVIDRRTRGEEAWRGVVNDVLSAVSGDSLMAMTRRLSETTGGDPRTRFVFHDACLDEAKPAVVSALESCLPPGSPIEYQRFDLLGYTCEGGSGGPAVDYPVENIIATLEGNGRLDGAYIVCGHYDATASSSAYDDSFAFWWCQHDAPGADDNATGVATVLEVARVIAASGLEFPFDIRFVLFTAEELGLIGSEAYADSIAAAGDTVYAAINVDMIAFKPHPANPDTCHLVTNESSAWLADWMLETVDAYPAHFPSFSAVRIDTPLLYSDHGSFWVEGYDALVAIEHWSPRDRNPYYHTIGDRFSTIRESQFASTTRAVAGAIARLADPEAAFNLAVFPGGIQATPNRPFTGAAVDVELDVHAFGPDTLAAFTIELWDGEPDGGELLAAYDVDRTVGSGEVVTRTFTWALEESDVGDHTLTARVVVEDAPEELSISDNTASTILNVRAEGPIGILRHHVARNPATSLDDAMLVYELSREVQLVEVEVYDVTGQQVFTHTIRERGQGLSAGLNQVSLASMTGEDLASGVYIYRLRVVARDRSSTDDVATGKFALVR; encoded by the coding sequence ATGAACGCGAGGTCCGGCCAAAGGGGGGACGGGATGAGGACGGTGACGCTGCTCTTTGCTGCTGTACTCGTGGTGGGGCTTCTTGCCGGCGGGGCGCCGGCGGAGCTCTACGCCGTGCGCTTTCGTGACGGAAGCGAGTTGAGCGCCGCCGAGCGCCTCGGGGCCACGGTCCGGCTCATCGGGGCGGGAAGCGCCGTCGTCGAGAGCGACGGGGAGTTCGCCGGACGCGCGCTGTCACGCGGCCTCTCGGCAGACGGACTCGGGAGCGTCAGGGACGGTGAGACGCCGGTCGTCTGGTATCCCGGCTCCACAGACAGGACGCCGTCGGTCGGTAGAGTCCTCTGGTCCGACCGGGTCGGTACGCATCTCGTCGCGGCGGGTCCGGAACAGACAGAGCGGCTCCGCGCGGAGGCCCATCAGGTCGTCGCCCTGCCCGACGCGATCGACACACACAAGTGGTTCGATCCGGCGCCTCCGTCCCACGTCATCGACCGGCGAACGAGGGGAGAGGAGGCGTGGCGCGGGGTCGTGAACGACGTGCTCTCGGCCGTGTCCGGCGACAGTCTGATGGCGATGACGAGAAGGCTGTCCGAGACGACGGGCGGGGACCCGAGAACCAGGTTCGTCTTCCACGATGCGTGCCTCGATGAGGCGAAGCCCGCCGTCGTGAGCGCCCTGGAGTCCTGTCTGCCGCCGGGATCGCCGATCGAGTACCAGCGCTTCGACCTTCTGGGGTACACCTGCGAGGGCGGCTCCGGAGGTCCGGCGGTCGACTACCCCGTCGAGAACATCATCGCCACGCTCGAGGGCAACGGAAGACTGGACGGCGCATACATCGTCTGCGGGCACTACGACGCGACCGCGTCGAGCTCGGCGTACGACGACTCGTTCGCCTTCTGGTGGTGTCAGCACGACGCCCCGGGCGCCGACGACAACGCGACCGGCGTTGCCACGGTCCTCGAGGTCGCACGCGTCATCGCGGCCTCGGGTCTCGAGTTTCCGTTCGATATCCGGTTCGTGCTCTTTACGGCCGAGGAACTCGGGCTCATCGGGAGCGAAGCCTACGCCGACAGCATCGCTGCGGCGGGCGACACGGTCTACGCGGCGATCAACGTCGACATGATCGCCTTCAAGCCGCATCCCGCCAACCCTGACACCTGCCATCTGGTCACCAACGAGTCGTCCGCCTGGCTGGCGGACTGGATGCTGGAGACCGTTGACGCGTATCCGGCGCACTTCCCGTCGTTCAGCGCCGTTCGGATCGACACGCCGCTTCTCTACAGCGACCACGGCAGCTTCTGGGTCGAGGGATACGACGCACTCGTGGCCATCGAGCACTGGAGCCCCAGGGATCGGAACCCGTACTATCACACGATAGGCGACCGGTTCTCGACCATCCGCGAGTCGCAGTTCGCGTCTACGACGCGTGCCGTCGCCGGCGCCATCGCCAGACTGGCCGACCCGGAGGCCGCGTTCAACCTGGCCGTCTTCCCGGGCGGCATCCAGGCGACTCCCAACAGGCCCTTCACCGGCGCCGCCGTCGATGTCGAACTCGATGTTCACGCGTTCGGGCCAGATACTCTGGCGGCCTTCACGATCGAACTCTGGGACGGCGAGCCGGACGGCGGGGAGCTTCTGGCTGCGTACGACGTCGATCGTACCGTCGGTTCGGGCGAGGTGGTGACCAGGACGTTCACCTGGGCGCTCGAGGAGAGCGACGTCGGCGACCATACGTTGACGGCCCGTGTCGTCGTCGAGGACGCCCCGGAGGAGCTGTCGATCTCTGACAACACGGCGTCGACGATTCTCAACGTTCGAGCCGAGGGCCCCATCGGGATCCTCAGACATCACGTCGCGCGGAACCCCGCGACATCGCTTGATGATGCGATGCTCGTCTACGAGCTGTCCCGCGAGGTCCAGCTCGTCGAGGTGGAGGTCTACGACGTCACCGGGCAGCAGGTCTTCACACACACGATCCGGGAGCGGGGGCAGGGACTCTCCGCGGGCCTGAACCAGGTGTCGCTCGCCTCGATGACGGGAGAGGACCTCGCAAGCGGCGTCTACATCTACCGTCTCCGGGTCGTCGCCCGCGACAGGAGCTCGACTGACGACGTCGCGACGGGCAAGTTCGCTCTGGTGCGGTGA